In a single window of the Rhizobium tropici CIAT 899 genome:
- a CDS encoding epoxide hydrolase family protein, whose protein sequence is MSSISTEIGRRKFIATSLIGAATLGLPRSAAATGATVPDSSTVRSFKIAVSEAALADMNQRIKATRWPDRETVGDTSQGLKLATMKAVADYWANEYSWHKAEDYLNNLPNFVTEIDGVDIHFIHVRSKHPNALPMIITHGWPGSIFEQLKVISPLTDPTRHGGTEADAFDVVIPSLPGHGFSGRPTELGWDPIRIAKAWSVLMERLGYTRYVAQGGDWGNAVTEQLALLKPAGLIAIHTNMPATVPDYIAKALAAGAGAPAGLSPEELQAYNQLDYFYKNGLGYAIEMSKRPQTLYALADSPIGLASWMFDHDARSMELITRAFEGGQEGLSKQDLIDNVSLYWLTGTAISSARLYWESKLAFFAPKGVTLPVAVSVFPDELYTAPSSWAERAYPNLIHYNRLDKGGHFAAWEQPAAFTSEMRTAFRSLR, encoded by the coding sequence ATGTCAAGCATCAGCACAGAGATCGGCCGACGCAAGTTCATTGCCACGTCGCTGATCGGCGCCGCCACCCTCGGTCTCCCTCGCTCAGCAGCAGCGACCGGCGCCACCGTCCCGGACAGTTCGACGGTCCGCTCGTTCAAAATCGCCGTATCCGAGGCTGCGCTTGCGGATATGAACCAGCGGATAAAGGCAACGCGCTGGCCAGACCGGGAGACGGTCGGCGATACGTCGCAAGGTCTAAAGCTGGCGACCATGAAGGCCGTCGCCGATTATTGGGCGAATGAATATAGCTGGCACAAGGCCGAAGACTATCTCAATAATCTGCCTAATTTCGTCACCGAGATCGATGGTGTCGACATCCACTTCATTCATGTGAGATCGAAGCACCCGAACGCGTTGCCGATGATCATCACGCATGGCTGGCCAGGCTCGATTTTCGAGCAGCTCAAGGTCATCAGCCCGCTCACCGACCCCACCCGCCACGGCGGCACCGAAGCCGACGCCTTCGACGTGGTGATCCCGTCGCTGCCGGGACACGGCTTTTCGGGCAGACCGACAGAACTTGGCTGGGATCCAATCCGCATCGCCAAGGCATGGTCCGTCCTGATGGAGCGCCTCGGCTATACGCGTTATGTTGCTCAAGGTGGTGACTGGGGCAACGCGGTCACCGAGCAACTGGCACTGCTCAAGCCTGCCGGCCTGATCGCTATTCACACGAACATGCCAGCAACGGTGCCGGACTATATCGCAAAAGCACTCGCTGCGGGCGCTGGCGCGCCTGCTGGCCTGTCGCCGGAAGAGCTCCAGGCCTACAACCAGCTCGATTATTTCTACAAGAATGGGCTAGGCTATGCCATCGAGATGTCGAAGCGTCCGCAGACGCTTTATGCACTCGCGGACTCGCCAATCGGACTTGCCTCGTGGATGTTCGACCATGATGCACGCAGCATGGAATTGATCACTCGCGCCTTCGAAGGCGGCCAGGAAGGCCTGTCGAAGCAGGACCTGATCGACAACGTGTCGCTCTACTGGTTGACCGGAACTGCCATCTCATCGGCACGCCTCTACTGGGAAAGCAAGCTCGCCTTCTTCGCGCCAAAAGGCGTCACGCTGCCGGTCGCGGTGAGCGTCTTCCCAGATGAGCTCTACACGGCGCCGAGTAGCTGGGCCGAACGCGCCTATCCGAACCTCATCCACTACAATCGCCTCGATAAGGGTGGCCATTTTGCCGCCTGGGAACAACCGGCCGCATTCACAAGCGAAATGCGCACTGCCTTCAGATCGCTGCGCTGA
- a CDS encoding SDR family NAD(P)-dependent oxidoreductase, producing MHIANKTVLITGANRGIGAALVDEMLYRGAKRVYAGSRSVHHHHDERVVVLKMDITEEDDIRRAVEMIGHLDILINNAGIFMPDDLGDKDIIDRHLAVNFFGTLKVTQACLPALIESQGFIVNNLSLSALAPVASTPAYSISKAACHNLMQALRALLAGRGVVVHTCFTGPVDTDMTRGFEVPKSPARLVAAGIASGLERGDEDIFPDPFSERVAEGWRNGVVKILEREFRAFVPSHTLANVG from the coding sequence ATGCACATCGCGAATAAAACAGTCTTGATTACCGGAGCCAATCGCGGCATTGGTGCGGCACTCGTCGATGAAATGCTGTATCGCGGCGCAAAGCGCGTCTATGCGGGATCGCGCAGCGTCCACCATCACCATGATGAACGAGTGGTTGTCCTGAAAATGGATATTACCGAAGAGGATGACATCCGCCGAGCGGTCGAGATGATTGGACACTTGGACATTCTTATCAATAATGCAGGCATCTTCATGCCTGACGATCTTGGCGACAAAGATATCATCGACCGTCACCTGGCGGTCAATTTCTTCGGAACGCTTAAAGTAACCCAAGCCTGTCTGCCGGCGCTCATCGAGTCGCAAGGCTTTATCGTCAACAATCTCTCCCTTTCGGCGTTGGCTCCAGTCGCATCCACGCCGGCATATTCGATCTCTAAGGCCGCATGCCACAATCTGATGCAAGCCTTGAGAGCCCTTCTGGCGGGTCGCGGCGTAGTGGTCCATACCTGCTTTACCGGCCCCGTCGATACCGACATGACGCGCGGCTTTGAGGTCCCGAAATCTCCCGCCAGACTGGTGGCCGCGGGTATCGCGAGCGGCTTGGAACGGGGTGACGAGGATATCTTTCCCGATCCATTTTCCGAACGCGTCGCCGAAGGTTGGCGGAACGGCGTCGTCAAAATCCTTGAGCGGGAATTTCGGGCCTTTGTTCCGTCCCATACTTTGGCCAACGTAGGTTAG
- a CDS encoding DHA2 family efflux MFS transporter permease subunit, protein MSAITAIAGHAQQPRASTKEWIAVLAGMIGAFMAILNIQITNASLLDIEGGIGTGVDNGAWISTSYLIGEIVVIPLTAYFSNVFSFRRYILVNSILFPLFSMACAFAHDLGTMILLRGLQGFAGGVLIPMAFTMVLTKLPKNQQPLGLAVFALSVTFAPAIGPTIGGYLTENYGWQTIFFINTIPSMIMAIALALTLEKQPMQLHLLKEGDWAGIVTMAIGLSALQTVLEEGNKDDWFSSPFIVKLSIVAFVFLAAFIWIELTVKKPLVKLRLLTQRNFGIGVLVNVLVGVALFGTVYILPQYLGQVQRYNAEQIGNVLAWTGLPQLLLIPLVPVLMKRFDARYIGFLGISIFAISCFMNVMLSADNAGDQFWVPNIVRAIGQALVLTPITAITTAGIAAADAAAASGLTNMLRNLGGAVGTASLGTILTKREQFHSNIIGQSITLARDEVRDRITTLTGYFIQHGVADPSVATHKAVVALGQIVRRQALILGFGDTFAVIGIVLSVAAVALLFTRKPQVGGGAGAH, encoded by the coding sequence ATGTCCGCCATCACAGCAATCGCCGGCCACGCCCAGCAACCGCGCGCCAGCACCAAGGAATGGATCGCCGTACTCGCCGGAATGATCGGCGCCTTCATGGCCATCCTGAATATTCAGATCACGAATGCCTCTCTCCTCGACATTGAGGGCGGCATCGGAACGGGCGTCGACAACGGCGCATGGATTTCGACGTCCTACCTCATTGGCGAGATCGTCGTCATTCCTTTGACGGCCTATTTCAGCAACGTCTTCTCCTTCCGCCGTTATATTCTCGTAAACTCCATTCTCTTCCCCCTCTTTTCCATGGCCTGCGCCTTCGCGCATGATCTCGGAACGATGATCCTGCTTCGTGGGCTGCAGGGCTTTGCTGGTGGCGTCTTGATCCCGATGGCCTTCACCATGGTTCTGACCAAGCTGCCAAAAAACCAGCAGCCGCTAGGGCTTGCCGTCTTTGCTCTTTCCGTCACCTTCGCGCCGGCGATCGGACCGACGATTGGCGGCTATCTGACGGAAAATTACGGCTGGCAGACCATCTTCTTCATCAACACCATCCCAAGCATGATCATGGCAATCGCTCTCGCGCTGACGCTCGAGAAGCAACCGATGCAGCTCCACCTCCTGAAGGAAGGAGACTGGGCTGGTATCGTGACGATGGCGATTGGCCTTTCGGCTCTGCAGACCGTGCTGGAGGAAGGCAACAAGGACGACTGGTTCTCTTCTCCTTTCATCGTCAAGCTCAGCATTGTCGCCTTTGTTTTCCTGGCCGCATTCATCTGGATCGAGCTGACGGTGAAGAAGCCGCTCGTGAAACTGCGGTTGTTGACACAGCGCAACTTTGGCATCGGTGTGCTTGTCAACGTGCTGGTCGGCGTCGCGCTCTTCGGCACGGTCTACATTCTCCCTCAATATCTCGGGCAGGTGCAGCGCTACAACGCCGAGCAGATCGGCAATGTGCTTGCCTGGACCGGTTTGCCACAACTCTTGCTCATCCCGCTGGTGCCCGTCTTGATGAAACGCTTCGATGCCCGCTATATCGGCTTTCTCGGGATCTCGATCTTCGCCATCAGTTGCTTCATGAACGTCATGCTCTCGGCCGACAATGCAGGCGACCAGTTCTGGGTGCCCAATATCGTCCGTGCCATCGGCCAGGCCCTCGTCCTGACGCCGATTACCGCCATTACGACGGCCGGTATCGCTGCTGCGGACGCTGCCGCCGCTTCGGGCCTCACCAATATGCTGCGAAACCTTGGGGGCGCGGTGGGAACGGCCTCTCTCGGCACGATCTTGACCAAGCGCGAGCAGTTTCACTCCAACATCATCGGGCAGTCGATCACTCTTGCTCGCGATGAAGTTCGTGATCGCATTACGACCTTGACCGGCTATTTCATCCAGCACGGTGTTGCCGATCCCTCTGTTGCGACCCATAAGGCGGTCGTTGCACTTGGCCAAATTGTCCGGCGGCAGGCTCTCATTCTCGGCTTCGGCGATACTTTCGCCGTGATCGGCATCGTTCTCTCCGTCGCCGCCGTCGCGCTGCTCTTTACGCGCAAACCGCAAGTCGGCGGTGGCGCAGGCGCCCATTAA
- a CDS encoding DUF2255 family protein: protein MNWSQDELAKIDQANDLKIAPFREDGATYGTPTWIWEVVVDGSLYVRGYHGQKSRWYQAALHQKAGRIIAAGMTRDVGARSRQSGLIAKRKDSTYEAFFVALIFRDEVSA from the coding sequence ATGAACTGGTCACAGGATGAGCTTGCGAAAATCGATCAGGCGAACGATCTGAAGATCGCACCATTTCGCGAGGATGGTGCCACCTACGGCACCCCGACATGGATCTGGGAGGTCGTGGTTGATGGCAGTCTCTATGTGCGTGGCTACCATGGTCAGAAGTCGCGCTGGTATCAAGCCGCGCTTCATCAGAAAGCCGGCCGGATTATTGCTGCCGGCATGACGCGGGACGTCGGCGCGAGGAGTCGGCAATCCGGATTGATTGCCAAGAGGAAAGACTCGACTTATGAGGCCTTCTTTGTCGCACTGATTTTTCGTGACGAAGTCTCCGCGTAA
- a CDS encoding type II toxin-antitoxin system VapC family toxin, whose protein sequence is MFIETSAFVAILAGEPEADIYLDAVDGAARRQTGAHVRLEATINLARILGLEVLDAQDMFDAFLQAAKITVVPITDAIARRAVEAFAVYGKGKGHPAQLNFADCLSYACADTLKMPILFKGRDFVDTDLKSALSSES, encoded by the coding sequence ATGTTCATCGAGACCTCAGCCTTCGTCGCCATCCTTGCCGGAGAGCCGGAAGCCGATATCTACTTGGACGCTGTCGATGGCGCCGCACGGCGGCAAACCGGCGCGCATGTCCGGCTTGAGGCGACCATCAATCTGGCGCGCATTCTTGGGCTAGAGGTCCTTGATGCCCAAGACATGTTCGACGCTTTTCTTCAAGCGGCCAAAATTACCGTGGTTCCAATCACCGATGCCATCGCCCGGCGCGCGGTGGAAGCCTTCGCCGTATACGGCAAGGGAAAGGGCCATCCCGCCCAACTCAACTTCGCCGACTGCCTGTCCTATGCTTGCGCGGACACTCTCAAGATGCCGATCCTGTTTAAAGGGCGTGATTTTGTAGACACGGATCTTAAGAGCGCTCTATCCAGCGAGAGCTGA
- a CDS encoding SDR family NAD(P)-dependent oxidoreductase, whose protein sequence is MTNTKGTAVVTGASTGIGAVYAERLATRGYDLVLVARSADKLGQVADRIRARTGRQVDILPADLADTADLANVEDFLRTTPDITLLVNNAGLGGALRLVESDIEQMTAMISLNVTALTRLTYAIVPEFLARGSGTIINIASIVAVNPELLNGVYGGTKAFVVAFSQNLRHELQGTGVHVQVVLPGATATDFWAIAGRPVELLPSAIVMSGEDLVDAALVGLDRGEFATIPSLQEGELFDAYEAARQAMAGKLSTSKPAARYRVSTP, encoded by the coding sequence ATGACGAATACCAAGGGAACTGCCGTCGTCACGGGCGCGTCGACCGGCATTGGAGCTGTTTATGCAGAGCGCCTCGCGACGCGCGGCTATGATCTCGTTCTGGTCGCACGAAGTGCGGATAAGCTCGGCCAGGTCGCTGATCGAATTCGCGCCAGGACAGGCCGGCAGGTGGATATCCTTCCCGCGGATCTTGCCGATACCGCAGATCTCGCAAACGTCGAGGATTTCTTGAGGACGACGCCGGATATTACCTTGCTGGTCAACAATGCCGGTCTTGGCGGGGCCTTGCGGCTTGTCGAATCCGATATCGAACAAATGACCGCTATGATTTCGCTTAATGTGACGGCGTTGACGCGATTGACTTACGCAATCGTGCCGGAATTCCTCGCGCGAGGATCGGGCACGATCATCAACATCGCGTCGATCGTCGCGGTCAATCCGGAACTGCTCAACGGCGTCTATGGCGGCACGAAAGCATTTGTTGTCGCCTTCAGCCAAAATCTCCGGCACGAGCTGCAAGGGACAGGTGTTCATGTTCAGGTGGTCCTTCCAGGCGCGACCGCCACCGATTTCTGGGCGATCGCTGGCCGTCCGGTCGAATTGCTTCCAAGTGCGATCGTCATGAGCGGAGAAGATCTGGTCGATGCGGCGCTCGTCGGGCTTGATCGTGGCGAGTTTGCTACCATTCCCTCCCTTCAGGAGGGCGAGCTGTTCGATGCTTACGAAGCGGCGCGGCAAGCCATGGCAGGCAAGCTGTCCACCTCCAAGCCAGCGGCCCGCTATCGTGTCTCAACCCCATGA
- a CDS encoding TetR/AcrR family transcriptional regulator yields the protein MQKEAESEKRCRGRPQIRSDEETKDLILDVADDQFRKAGYAAASISMIAQTAGVSTKTLYRLFPAKADLFSSVISKKIKNYILALDTEGAADTPLQESLEKLLISYGRLTLSGETIAMTRLVLSESDRFPEIATIFYEQAIRKTSKAIENWLTKRISSGQIELDDPGAATGMLRGMMAMEPQRAVMLGQLANIPDGEIISRAQTCAKLFLQGCKKREL from the coding sequence ATGCAAAAAGAAGCTGAAAGTGAAAAGCGCTGTCGCGGTAGGCCGCAGATCAGATCAGATGAAGAAACCAAGGACCTTATCCTCGATGTCGCGGATGATCAGTTCAGGAAGGCGGGCTATGCTGCTGCAAGCATCAGCATGATCGCCCAGACCGCCGGCGTTTCCACAAAGACACTCTATCGCTTGTTTCCAGCAAAAGCCGATCTTTTTTCGAGCGTCATTTCGAAGAAGATCAAGAATTACATCCTGGCGTTGGATACGGAAGGCGCCGCCGACACACCACTGCAGGAGAGTCTAGAAAAACTCTTGATCTCCTATGGCAGGCTTACCCTCTCTGGAGAGACGATTGCGATGACACGGCTGGTTCTAAGTGAATCGGACCGCTTTCCGGAAATCGCGACTATCTTTTATGAGCAAGCGATCCGCAAGACGAGCAAAGCGATCGAAAATTGGCTGACGAAGCGCATTAGCTCGGGCCAGATAGAGCTAGACGACCCAGGCGCTGCAACCGGTATGCTCCGCGGGATGATGGCAATGGAGCCTCAGCGCGCCGTGATGCTCGGCCAGTTGGCCAATATTCCCGATGGAGAGATTATCTCGCGGGCGCAAACCTGCGCGAAACTCTTCCTTCAGGGTTGCAAGAAACGGGAGCTTTGA
- a CDS encoding LysR family transcriptional regulator, whose protein sequence is MDRLDAMQVLLAVVDAGSLSAGSRKLNAPLPSVSRKVAELERFLGTHLLIRTSRNIQLTDAGRDYVEAARQIVAQIKEAELRASGEYEVPRGELAITMPLVFGQQQVMPLALDFLCEHPEIILNVLSVDRVVHLVDEHVDVGIRLGRLVDSSLYAVKVGDFRLVTYASPAYLARNGLPLRPEDLVNHDAAVFGAIEAASWIYDLDGQKVQAAPNIRIRANTSTDAIEAAVRGIGVARAPSYQALNELRTGALVRILDEHDNKTFPVHLVYARQGLLPLKVRAFLDWMVPRMREALRQLEDI, encoded by the coding sequence ATGGACCGTCTCGATGCGATGCAGGTGCTGCTGGCGGTCGTTGACGCCGGCAGCCTTTCTGCGGGAAGCCGAAAGCTCAACGCGCCGCTGCCAAGTGTGAGCCGTAAGGTAGCGGAGCTTGAGCGCTTCCTCGGTACGCACCTGCTGATCCGCACCAGCCGGAATATTCAGTTGACCGATGCCGGCCGTGACTATGTGGAGGCGGCCCGGCAGATCGTGGCCCAGATCAAAGAGGCCGAGCTTCGAGCCTCAGGCGAATATGAGGTACCGAGAGGCGAGCTTGCGATCACAATGCCGTTGGTCTTCGGCCAGCAACAGGTGATGCCGCTTGCGCTCGATTTTCTTTGCGAGCACCCTGAAATCATCCTCAATGTGCTGTCTGTCGATCGTGTGGTTCATCTCGTGGATGAACACGTCGATGTCGGTATCCGTCTCGGCCGTCTCGTCGATAGTTCGCTCTATGCGGTCAAGGTGGGCGACTTTCGTCTCGTGACCTATGCAAGCCCGGCTTATCTGGCGCGCAATGGTCTCCCTTTGAGACCGGAGGACCTCGTTAATCACGACGCTGCCGTCTTTGGCGCGATCGAGGCAGCATCGTGGATCTATGATCTCGACGGCCAGAAGGTTCAGGCAGCGCCGAACATCCGAATCCGGGCTAATACCAGTACGGATGCCATCGAGGCCGCTGTACGTGGTATCGGAGTTGCGCGGGCGCCGAGCTATCAAGCATTGAACGAATTGCGGACCGGCGCGCTGGTCCGCATCCTCGACGAGCACGATAACAAGACATTTCCGGTGCATCTGGTCTATGCGCGTCAGGGTCTGCTCCCATTGAAGGTGCGGGCCTTTCTAGACTGGATGGTACCGCGCATGCGTGAGGCGTTGCGGCAGCTCGAGGATATCTAG
- a CDS encoding HlyD family secretion protein — MTSKIDRTLGTPSGIPDTAEAKQQPVAEATSPAPSVRAGTRRFRIKNALLAAVALGAVTAAAYYGHNYWTEGRFEISTDDAYVKADSTTVAPKVSGYLAEVLVSDNEMVKAGQPLARIDDRDFRTALDQARADVAAAEATINAKQASLDIQQSTIAAARATLDVDKANETFAEQNNKRYTNLATSGYAPVQTAQQTAAAIAAAQATIVRDTAALDAAIKQVDLLNAELAQAKATLGHDQAVAHQAGLNLSYATIVAPVDGTVGNRTLRIGQYVQAGTQLMSVVPTTAAYIIANYKETQLTDVHAGQPVDIDVDMFPSRTYRGHVDSIAPASGQEFALLPPDNATGNFTKVVQRIPVKIVLDGSIADTDDLRPGMSVQPSIDTKADAVSH, encoded by the coding sequence ATCACCAGCAAGATCGACCGCACACTTGGCACCCCAAGCGGTATCCCCGATACCGCCGAAGCGAAACAGCAACCCGTCGCGGAGGCCACCTCCCCGGCGCCTTCTGTTCGAGCCGGTACCCGACGCTTCCGCATCAAGAATGCCTTGCTCGCCGCAGTCGCACTGGGTGCGGTAACAGCAGCTGCCTATTATGGGCACAATTATTGGACCGAGGGCCGCTTCGAGATTTCGACCGATGACGCCTATGTCAAGGCGGACAGTACGACCGTCGCACCGAAGGTTTCCGGCTATCTGGCCGAGGTTCTCGTCAGCGACAATGAAATGGTCAAGGCTGGCCAACCACTTGCCCGTATCGATGATCGGGATTTCCGCACGGCGCTCGATCAGGCGAGGGCAGATGTCGCCGCTGCAGAGGCGACAATCAATGCCAAGCAGGCATCGCTCGACATTCAGCAGTCCACCATCGCTGCCGCCCGAGCAACGCTCGATGTCGACAAGGCCAACGAAACCTTCGCCGAACAAAACAACAAGCGCTACACCAATCTGGCTACGAGTGGCTACGCACCGGTTCAAACGGCCCAGCAGACTGCTGCCGCGATTGCTGCTGCTCAGGCAACGATCGTTCGAGATACCGCCGCGCTGGATGCAGCGATAAAGCAGGTCGATCTCTTGAACGCCGAGCTCGCTCAGGCCAAGGCGACGTTGGGCCATGACCAGGCCGTCGCGCATCAGGCTGGGCTCAACCTTTCCTATGCAACCATTGTCGCACCCGTCGACGGGACTGTCGGCAACAGGACATTGCGCATCGGCCAGTATGTCCAGGCCGGCACCCAGCTGATGTCGGTCGTTCCGACGACGGCCGCCTACATCATCGCTAATTACAAGGAAACGCAGCTGACCGATGTCCACGCTGGCCAGCCGGTCGATATAGATGTCGATATGTTTCCCAGCCGCACATATCGCGGCCACGTCGACAGCATCGCCCCGGCAAGCGGTCAGGAATTTGCACTCCTACCGCCCGACAACGCCACCGGTAATTTTACGAAGGTCGTTCAACGTATCCCCGTCAAGATCGTCCTCGACGGAAGCATCGCCGACACAGACGACCTGCGACCGGGAATGTCCGTCCAGCCCAGCATCGACACCAAGGCCGATGCCGTCAGTCACTAG
- a CDS encoding sulfite exporter TauE/SafE family protein produces the protein MDLGIFLPRLGGRECACVKTKGLRLHRGIPASARHLYFTEVNLILDSRSGKWGSKSSETPFVTGGNLGGRSTFTGVFLICFMKGAFGGGFSIVGIPLLSIVMDPVVAGGLLAPLFVAMDLYAFRYWTRSTWSRPDLVLLTPGLVLGIGIGYLLFRSLDHRAIAIIMAVTTLMFVGLWLFKGAEVAPRPRSTPKAISAGLASGVTTMVAHSGGPPLAMYLLPLGLSKEVYAGTTSMFFAVGNATKAVPWLLLTSPTADLWKLMGICLLAVPSGVSLGWRLHGALDQRQIYRACYALLVITAMKLLWDGIWGFVA, from the coding sequence ATGGACCTTGGTATATTTCTGCCTCGTCTTGGTGGCCGCGAATGTGCATGTGTCAAGACAAAAGGCCTCCGCCTGCATCGCGGTATTCCAGCTTCAGCAAGACACCTTTATTTTACAGAAGTAAATCTGATCCTCGATTCCCGGAGCGGGAAATGGGGTTCAAAATCCTCCGAGACTCCATTCGTCACCGGAGGAAACCTGGGTGGCAGATCAACCTTTACCGGTGTATTCCTGATCTGCTTCATGAAAGGGGCATTCGGGGGAGGCTTTTCTATCGTCGGCATCCCGCTCTTGTCGATCGTAATGGATCCGGTTGTCGCCGGCGGGCTGCTCGCGCCCTTGTTTGTCGCCATGGATCTCTATGCGTTTCGCTACTGGACGCGTTCAACCTGGTCTAGACCGGACCTCGTACTGCTTACTCCAGGCCTCGTGCTCGGCATCGGCATCGGTTATCTTCTGTTTCGCTCCTTGGACCATCGTGCCATCGCAATCATCATGGCAGTGACGACCCTGATGTTCGTCGGGCTCTGGCTCTTCAAGGGGGCGGAGGTCGCGCCCCGCCCACGTTCGACCCCGAAAGCGATCTCTGCGGGCCTCGCGTCGGGTGTGACGACAATGGTTGCTCACTCCGGAGGGCCGCCGCTCGCGATGTATTTGCTGCCGCTTGGCCTTAGCAAGGAAGTCTACGCGGGGACGACCAGCATGTTCTTCGCAGTCGGCAACGCGACGAAAGCGGTACCATGGTTATTGTTGACAAGTCCGACGGCTGACCTCTGGAAGTTGATGGGGATCTGCTTGCTTGCGGTGCCGAGCGGTGTATCGCTGGGCTGGCGGCTGCATGGCGCGCTTGACCAACGTCAGATTTACCGCGCTTGCTATGCGCTGTTAGTCATCACCGCAATGAAGTTGCTTTGGGACGGCATTTGGGGATTTGTCGCATGA
- a CDS encoding type II toxin-antitoxin system VapB family antitoxin, which translates to MRKRGASNLTAAIKLALQHEIERADEAVPLKQHVAEIRERALAKAKLPPAPPLTKEERDALWGQ; encoded by the coding sequence ATGCGCAAACGTGGTGCCTCCAACCTGACCGCGGCTATCAAGCTTGCCTTGCAGCACGAGATCGAGCGAGCTGACGAAGCTGTACCTTTGAAACAGCACGTCGCAGAGATCCGTGAGCGAGCACTGGCCAAGGCAAAGCTCCCACCTGCCCCACCCTTAACGAAAGAGGAACGTGACGCACTCTGGGGTCAATGA
- a CDS encoding Ohr family peroxiredoxin: protein MTSKTLYTAHVHTIGGRDGAARSSDGHLDIQLATPGTKRPGTNPEQLFAAGWSACFEGALARAASQAGIGLPNGTAVDAEVDLNLDDAEGFHLIARLTVSLPGLDPQMAQFLVSSADAICPYSKMTRGGISAHVALA, encoded by the coding sequence ATGACCAGCAAGACGCTTTACACTGCTCACGTCCACACGATCGGCGGCCGCGACGGCGCCGCCCGGAGCTCGGATGGTCACCTCGACATTCAGCTCGCAACCCCGGGCACCAAGCGCCCCGGCACCAATCCCGAGCAACTTTTCGCGGCCGGTTGGTCGGCCTGCTTCGAAGGAGCATTGGCGCGCGCTGCCAGCCAGGCCGGTATTGGACTGCCGAATGGCACCGCCGTCGACGCCGAAGTCGATCTAAACCTGGATGACGCAGAAGGCTTCCATCTTATTGCAAGGCTCACCGTAAGCCTGCCCGGTCTCGATCCGCAGATGGCCCAATTTCTCGTCAGCTCGGCTGATGCAATCTGCCCCTATTCGAAAATGACTCGCGGCGGCATTTCTGCCCATGTCGCACTCGCCTGA
- a CDS encoding tetratricopeptide repeat protein, which translates to MELQVRAVVAAFNSGKHADALRLCRDALNDNPDDAVLNHLLAAGSFAVRDFVTALDCAEESLKARPGNTATLFLAGRAARALGRLDLAESYFAQLPVAFPEALAELARTLEQNSKRQQAAKAWQRAFEINPSSREAAARLGRLLWEAGDFENARERLEFAVKADAPHSAWFDLGLVRQDCGDLAGAVDAFKTALARKPDDPQAKFNLGSTLQQLGDMEGAIDAYRDAYALSPATLGMIANVLCSGRNGLLFLNRAELRSFLSS; encoded by the coding sequence GTGGAATTGCAAGTCCGGGCGGTCGTGGCGGCCTTCAATTCCGGAAAGCATGCCGACGCGCTGCGACTATGCCGCGATGCGTTGAACGACAACCCGGATGATGCCGTACTCAATCACCTCCTCGCTGCGGGGAGCTTCGCGGTCCGGGATTTCGTCACGGCGCTGGATTGTGCCGAGGAGAGCCTCAAAGCCAGGCCGGGAAATACGGCAACATTATTCCTCGCAGGGCGCGCTGCCCGCGCTCTTGGCAGGCTTGACCTTGCCGAAAGCTATTTCGCTCAGCTTCCAGTCGCCTTTCCGGAAGCGCTCGCCGAGCTCGCCAGAACATTGGAACAGAATAGCAAACGCCAGCAGGCAGCTAAGGCCTGGCAGCGGGCATTCGAGATCAATCCATCCTCGCGGGAGGCCGCCGCAAGGCTTGGCCGTCTGCTTTGGGAAGCGGGCGATTTCGAAAATGCCCGCGAACGGCTGGAGTTCGCGGTGAAGGCAGATGCACCTCACAGCGCCTGGTTCGACCTCGGCCTCGTGCGTCAAGATTGTGGCGATCTTGCCGGTGCCGTGGATGCCTTTAAAACGGCGCTCGCGCGCAAGCCGGATGATCCGCAGGCTAAATTCAACCTCGGTAGCACCCTACAACAGCTTGGTGATATGGAAGGTGCAATTGACGCGTACCGGGATGCCTATGCGCTCTCGCCTGCGACGCTGGGCATGATAGCAAATGTGCTGTGTTCTGGACGCAACGGACTTCTATTCCTCAACAGGGCTGAACTACGCTCTTTTCTTTCCAGCTGA